In Sphingomonas sp. SUN019, one genomic interval encodes:
- a CDS encoding GntR family transcriptional regulator, producing the protein MTARTAEADDGPPPEGDIIQRVTEGLIYCIRSGQMAPGQHLVEGDLTRRFGVSRGSLREGLKQLSSIGIVKLTRFRGAFIAALDRKSVHDLLDVLEPLCGLAAKLAAQECRNDRDKAELKRIAAELGAIADGGARANYLENRRLFYDRLIEIGGNSELGKVIPLARTDLFRAQFETAQTKDQRKRHANGYAKIAEAVAENDPAKAERAVRKHFAATRKTVEALPGYAFAASA; encoded by the coding sequence ATGACCGCACGAACTGCAGAAGCGGACGATGGTCCGCCGCCCGAGGGCGACATCATCCAGCGGGTCACCGAAGGGCTGATCTACTGCATCCGGTCGGGCCAGATGGCGCCGGGGCAGCATCTGGTCGAGGGCGACCTGACGCGGCGCTTCGGCGTCAGCCGCGGCTCGCTGCGCGAGGGGCTGAAACAGCTGTCGTCGATCGGCATCGTGAAACTGACGCGCTTTCGCGGCGCGTTCATCGCCGCGCTGGATCGCAAGAGCGTGCATGACCTGCTCGACGTGCTGGAGCCGTTGTGCGGACTTGCCGCAAAGCTGGCGGCGCAGGAATGCCGCAACGATCGCGACAAGGCTGAACTGAAGCGGATCGCGGCCGAACTCGGCGCGATCGCCGACGGGGGCGCGCGCGCGAACTATCTCGAGAACCGGCGGCTGTTCTACGACCGGCTGATCGAGATCGGCGGCAACAGCGAACTGGGCAAGGTGATCCCGCTGGCGCGCACGGATCTGTTCCGTGCGCAGTTCGAGACCGCGCAGACGAAGGACCAGCGCAAGCGTCATGCTAACGGCTATGCGAAGATCGCGGAGGCGGTGGCCGAGAACGACCCCGCAAAGGCCGAACGCGCCGTGCGCAAGCATTTCGCGGCGACGCGCAAGACGGTCGAGGCGCTGCCCGGTTATGCGTTTGCGGCTAGCGCCTAG
- a CDS encoding PEP-utilizing enzyme, translating to MAYLPIDTIRHARPPASPIVEATLALVRARIRDAYGEHLKSGGAGFDDFVFAAPNAGITRADLEAVEQALLDAGHRFDWSAAISVAERPDAYKGGADSGADFMFDHAEAVTEAADSDGRTRVGQGDNVVRHDADVSGTARYIRSNDRVLAYLTDGVPAGTIAIIDDSGGTLTAPIIDQFAGILCAGGTVRSHLGILAREFGIPCFMNAKLSGIRDGDRVLMETTAAPRTTEDYQTATERTGRVWRLEGAA from the coding sequence ATGGCGTATCTGCCGATCGACACCATCCGTCACGCCCGCCCGCCCGCCAGCCCGATCGTTGAAGCGACGCTGGCGCTGGTCCGCGCGCGCATCCGCGACGCTTATGGCGAACATCTGAAATCGGGCGGCGCGGGTTTCGACGATTTCGTCTTCGCCGCGCCCAATGCCGGGATCACTCGCGCCGATTTGGAGGCGGTCGAACAGGCGCTGCTCGACGCCGGACACCGCTTCGACTGGTCCGCCGCGATCTCGGTCGCCGAACGTCCCGACGCGTACAAGGGCGGCGCGGATTCGGGCGCGGACTTCATGTTCGATCATGCCGAGGCGGTGACCGAAGCAGCGGACAGCGACGGCCGCACGCGCGTGGGTCAGGGCGACAACGTCGTGCGCCACGACGCCGACGTCAGCGGCACTGCGCGCTATATCCGATCGAACGACCGCGTGCTCGCCTATCTCACCGACGGCGTGCCGGCGGGCACGATCGCGATCATCGACGATTCGGGCGGTACGCTGACCGCGCCGATCATCGACCAGTTCGCCGGTATCCTGTGCGCCGGCGGCACGGTGCGATCGCATCTCGGCATCCTGGCGCGCGAATTCGGCATACCCTGTTTCATGAACGCCAAATTGAGCGGCATCCGGGACGGCGACCGCGTGCTGATGGAGACCACCGCCGCCCCGCGCACGACCGAGGATTATCAGACCGCGACCGAACGCACCGGGCGCGTCTGGCGACTGGAGGGCGCGGCATGA
- the surE gene encoding 5'/3'-nucleotidase SurE gives MAQQRVLIVNDDGIDGRGIQLLEQMVRRFTDDIWVVAPDEERSGASHSISINHPIRARRRDERHFAVRGSPTDCALLGIYELMGDGRRPDILLSGINDGPNLAEDVLYSGTCAAAKEGAVLGIPSVALSQMRSYGNPANWAASEAYLPDIIDRLLAMDWPPGAFVNVNVPNVAPEAITGIEVTRQGRRPAGGFVPVRREDERFVPYYWIKISPQAADPAAGTDLYATANNAVSVTPMHLDMTCESLVEDLSRRFA, from the coding sequence ATGGCGCAACAACGCGTCCTGATCGTCAACGACGACGGAATCGACGGCCGTGGGATCCAGTTGCTCGAACAGATGGTGCGACGCTTCACCGACGACATCTGGGTCGTCGCGCCCGACGAGGAACGATCCGGCGCGAGCCATTCGATCTCGATCAACCACCCGATCCGCGCCAGGCGGCGCGACGAGCGTCATTTCGCGGTGCGCGGATCGCCGACCGACTGCGCATTGCTCGGCATCTACGAACTGATGGGCGACGGGCGGCGGCCCGACATCCTGCTGTCGGGGATCAACGACGGCCCCAATCTGGCCGAGGACGTGCTGTATTCGGGCACATGCGCGGCGGCGAAGGAAGGCGCGGTGCTGGGCATTCCTTCGGTCGCGCTCAGCCAGATGCGATCCTATGGCAATCCGGCGAACTGGGCCGCGTCGGAGGCATACCTGCCCGATATCATCGACCGGCTGCTGGCGATGGACTGGCCGCCGGGCGCGTTCGTCAACGTGAACGTGCCCAACGTCGCGCCGGAGGCGATCACCGGCATCGAAGTCACGCGGCAGGGGCGGCGTCCGGCGGGCGGGTTCGTGCCGGTGCGGCGCGAGGACGAACGCTTCGTGCCCTATTACTGGATCAAGATCAGCCCGCAGGCGGCCGATCCGGCGGCCGGAACCGACCTCTACGCCACCGCGAACAATGCTGTATCAGTCACGCCCATGCATCTGGACATGACCTGCGAATCGCTGGTTGAGGATTTGTCGCGAAGGTTTGCCTGA
- a CDS encoding pyruvate, phosphate dikinase, with protein sequence MRWTLRLDGATLPDRAMVGGKAWSIARMLSFGLPVPPAFVVTTEACRAYQEGAMPPGLEAEIDAGLEWLEEETRRTFGRGPSPLLLSVRSGAAISMPGMMDTVLNLGVGDAVEAALAAETGLPEFARDTHHRFLDLYRTIVLKGEDAPLPESPREQLIAAVRAVFDSWNSRRARKYRQHNGIDDAIGTAVTIQAMVFGNLDDASGTGVLFSRNPSTGERVPFGEYLARAQGEDVVSGKFTPQPLSAMQAQSPTAYEDLLRASEKLETEARDIQDIEFTVQRGKLWLLQSRSAKRAPLAAVRVAIEMTDEGLIDQTEAVARVTPEQIAEVLRPRLTADATDGLTPVATGEGACPGVASGVVVASSDEAERRGEAGEDVILVRQTTSPEDVHGMIAARAIVTAQGGATSHAAVVSRSLGRPCVVGCGDGVMALAGTVVTVDGDGTVWPGALAMEVPTIDDHPLLRRLADWARAAGDARFDRQPARQAAHG encoded by the coding sequence ATGCGCTGGACGCTGCGGCTGGACGGCGCGACCCTGCCCGATCGCGCGATGGTCGGCGGGAAGGCGTGGTCGATCGCGCGGATGCTGTCGTTCGGCCTGCCCGTTCCGCCCGCGTTCGTCGTCACGACCGAAGCGTGCCGCGCGTATCAGGAGGGCGCGATGCCTCCGGGTCTCGAAGCCGAGATCGACGCCGGACTGGAGTGGCTGGAGGAAGAAACCAGGCGGACGTTCGGGCGCGGGCCGTCGCCGTTGTTGCTGTCGGTGCGGTCGGGAGCGGCGATCTCGATGCCGGGGATGATGGACACAGTGCTGAACCTGGGCGTCGGCGACGCGGTGGAGGCGGCGTTGGCGGCGGAGACGGGGCTGCCGGAATTTGCGCGCGATACGCACCATCGCTTTCTGGACCTGTACAGGACGATCGTGCTGAAGGGCGAAGACGCGCCGCTTCCCGAGAGCCCACGCGAACAACTGATCGCGGCGGTGCGGGCGGTGTTCGACAGCTGGAACAGCCGCCGCGCGCGCAAATATCGCCAGCACAACGGGATCGACGACGCCATCGGCACCGCCGTGACCATTCAGGCGATGGTCTTCGGCAACCTGGACGACGCCAGCGGGACCGGCGTCCTGTTCTCGCGCAACCCCTCGACCGGCGAGCGCGTGCCGTTCGGCGAATATCTCGCGCGGGCGCAAGGCGAAGACGTCGTATCGGGTAAGTTCACGCCGCAGCCGCTGAGCGCGATGCAGGCGCAATCGCCGACCGCTTACGAAGACCTGCTGCGCGCATCAGAGAAACTGGAAACCGAGGCGCGCGATATTCAGGACATCGAATTCACCGTCCAGCGCGGGAAATTGTGGCTGCTCCAGTCGCGTAGCGCAAAACGCGCGCCGCTGGCGGCGGTGCGGGTCGCGATCGAAATGACCGACGAAGGATTGATCGATCAGACCGAGGCGGTCGCCCGCGTCACGCCCGAACAGATCGCAGAAGTGCTCCGTCCGCGTCTGACCGCCGACGCCACCGACGGACTGACCCCGGTGGCGACCGGCGAAGGCGCGTGCCCCGGCGTGGCGAGCGGCGTCGTGGTCGCCTCCTCCGACGAAGCCGAGCGCCGCGGCGAAGCGGGCGAGGACGTCATTCTGGTCCGCCAGACGACCAGTCCCGAGGACGTCCACGGCATGATCGCGGCGCGGGCCATCGTGACCGCGCAGGGCGGCGCCACCTCGCACGCCGCGGTCGTCAGCCGATCGCTCGGCCGCCCCTGCGTCGTCGGGTGCGGCGACGGGGTGATGGCGTTGGCGGGAACGGTCGTGACGGTCGACGGCGACGGTACGGTGTGGCCCGGCGCGCTGGCGATGGAGGTGCCGACGATCGATGATCATCCCCTGCTAAGACGGCTCGCCGATTGGGCGCGCGCGGCTGGCGATGCGCGGTTCGACCGACAGCCAGCCAGACAAGCTGCGCATGGCTGA
- a CDS encoding thiolase family protein, with the protein MRGVDVIGTAMTPFGRHLDRTHTDLAQAAVRGALDDAGIAPGRLDTTIYANVTQAFVAGEMSIPGEYVLRPLSITGVRTFRVEAACASATMAFHLAFDLIRSGLADVVLAVGAEKLYTQDREKRFAVFQQPLDIGVAADYLKRTEGRLAAIPPGLDTVSPNVLMEAYAAQARLHMATYGSTQEQFAAVAAKNHMHSVDNPLSQYRNPMTVAEVLAAPVVAWPLTNPMCAPISDGAAAAILCAADLTAALGATDRAIRILACRSRTGSDRDPADYAAHVTRQVSDLAYVDAGLGPADVDVAEVHDASSSGEVVQVEALGLCKPGEGGADALNGATALGGRIPVNVSGGLVSKGHPLGATGLAQIHDLVLQLRGTAGKRQVPDARIALAENSGGFYGVEDAMSCVTILASR; encoded by the coding sequence ATGCGCGGCGTCGACGTGATCGGCACCGCGATGACGCCGTTCGGCCGTCATCTCGATCGCACCCATACCGATCTGGCGCAGGCCGCGGTGCGCGGCGCGCTGGACGATGCCGGGATCGCGCCCGGCCGGCTCGATACGACGATCTACGCCAATGTCACGCAGGCGTTCGTTGCGGGAGAGATGTCGATTCCCGGCGAATATGTCCTCCGCCCGCTCAGCATCACCGGCGTGCGGACATTCCGGGTCGAGGCGGCGTGCGCCAGCGCGACGATGGCGTTCCACCTCGCCTTCGACCTGATCCGCAGCGGTCTGGCCGACGTCGTGCTCGCGGTCGGTGCGGAGAAACTCTACACGCAGGACCGAGAGAAGCGTTTCGCGGTGTTCCAGCAACCGCTCGATATCGGTGTCGCGGCAGATTATCTGAAACGGACCGAAGGCCGTCTGGCCGCCATACCGCCCGGCCTCGACACCGTCAGCCCCAACGTCCTGATGGAGGCCTATGCCGCGCAGGCGCGGCTGCACATGGCGACCTACGGTTCGACGCAGGAGCAGTTCGCCGCGGTCGCCGCCAAGAACCACATGCATTCGGTCGACAACCCGCTGTCGCAATACCGCAACCCGATGACCGTCGCGGAAGTGCTCGCCGCGCCGGTCGTCGCCTGGCCGCTGACCAATCCGATGTGCGCCCCGATCAGCGACGGCGCGGCGGCGGCGATCCTGTGCGCCGCCGATCTGACGGCGGCGCTCGGCGCGACCGACCGCGCGATCCGCATCCTCGCCTGCCGATCGCGCACCGGCAGCGACCGCGATCCTGCCGACTACGCCGCGCACGTCACCCGGCAGGTGTCTGACTTGGCCTACGTCGACGCGGGCCTCGGGCCAGCCGACGTGGACGTAGCCGAGGTGCATGACGCGAGCTCCTCGGGAGAGGTCGTGCAGGTCGAGGCCTTGGGTCTATGCAAACCCGGCGAAGGCGGCGCGGATGCCCTGAACGGCGCGACAGCGCTCGGCGGGCGGATACCGGTCAACGTATCGGGCGGGCTGGTGTCGAAGGGCCATCCGCTCGGCGCAACCGGCCTCGCGCAGATCCATGATCTCGTCCTGCAACTCCGCGGTACCGCAGGGAAGCGGCAGGTGCCCGACGCCCGCATCGCGCTCGCCGAGAACAGCGGCGGTTTCTACGGTGTGGAAGACGCGATGTCCTGCGTCACGATCTTGGCTAGCCGCTAG
- a CDS encoding glutathione S-transferase family protein: protein MTLFLWETPLSPFVEKVKLALREKGLPFEGRIPGGIGVGVSAELVVANPRSEAPALVDGDVTIFDSSIILDYIEDKWSDPPLRAATAAGRARARMIEEVCDTHYEAINWGLYELNFFRRGQAQGIAGELLAAARADTAILHDWLERQLGEDDWFGGAAFGMADIAVVPFVAGSALHGIRLDQGRPLGRWYARMFERPCVAETFAQSHGDLSLINSVADVLDQGLLKRHYRDHRLEWMIRAGGLSVVTDGLAADNVRFTDLSRLQDQSRLAR, encoded by the coding sequence GTGACGCTGTTCCTTTGGGAAACGCCGCTTTCCCCGTTCGTGGAGAAAGTGAAACTCGCGCTGCGCGAAAAGGGCCTGCCATTCGAAGGGCGCATCCCCGGCGGAATCGGGGTCGGCGTGTCTGCAGAACTGGTCGTCGCGAATCCGCGATCGGAGGCCCCGGCGCTGGTCGACGGCGACGTGACGATCTTCGATTCGAGCATCATCCTCGACTATATCGAGGACAAATGGTCCGATCCGCCGCTGCGCGCCGCGACGGCAGCGGGCCGCGCGCGGGCGCGGATGATCGAGGAGGTGTGCGACACGCATTACGAGGCGATCAACTGGGGGCTGTACGAACTGAACTTCTTTCGCCGCGGACAGGCGCAGGGCATCGCCGGCGAACTGCTGGCTGCGGCACGGGCGGACACCGCGATCCTGCACGACTGGCTGGAGCGTCAATTGGGCGAGGACGACTGGTTCGGGGGCGCGGCGTTCGGAATGGCGGACATTGCGGTCGTGCCATTCGTCGCAGGATCGGCGCTGCATGGCATCCGGCTTGATCAGGGTCGCCCGCTCGGCCGCTGGTATGCGCGGATGTTCGAGCGGCCGTGCGTGGCGGAGACGTTCGCGCAGTCGCATGGCGATCTGTCGCTGATCAACAGCGTGGCGGACGTGCTCGATCAGGGCCTGCTGAAACGCCACTACCGCGACCATCGCTTGGAATGGATGATCCGCGCTGGGGGGCTTTCGGTGGTGACCGATGGGCTGGCGGCGGACAATGTGCGCTTTACGGACCTTTCGCGGCTGCAGGATCAGTCGCGCCTGGCTAGGTGA
- a CDS encoding pyruvate carboxylase — protein MTHISFLDETMRDGQQSLWGMRMQAGQAYPVIPTIDRTGYSTISLAGSSLFEVLVRNCREDPWAGFDLMMSQIKRTPVRGGIRSNGSVTFGFTPDVLMDLWMERLCVHGVRSWWIYDVLFNIDKMARLAKLAKTYGCKVAGTMLFTLSPVHDDAFWADKADKLSALPDVDSLLLYDTGGVLDRERIKTLVPAIVARARGKPIEMHSNNMLGQSAKAYCDAVEFGVTVLHTAARSMANGPSIPSIDIMVKNMETLGHTHDIDTSLLQPVSDHFRQVAKAAGYLHDQHYEYDITSLTTQIPGGMMGTLRNQLIQQNMLDKLPEVLTEVAEVRRELGYPGMATPFAQLVGTVAVLNIVTGKRYGTVPDEVIQYAAGYYGDPPAPIDPQVMDRIMAAPRAKEIVNNPPPQPDVTDLKRQHGTDDEDELILRALVPAADIERMRRTGPPARDFPTLSSPELDQVARLMTIAAAPVVRLKTETLDMTLRR, from the coding sequence CCGACGATCGATCGCACGGGATATTCGACGATCAGCCTGGCGGGATCGTCGCTGTTCGAGGTGCTGGTGCGCAACTGCCGGGAAGACCCGTGGGCGGGCTTCGACCTGATGATGAGCCAGATCAAGCGAACGCCGGTGCGCGGCGGCATCCGCTCGAACGGGTCGGTGACCTTCGGCTTCACCCCCGACGTGCTGATGGATTTGTGGATGGAGCGCCTGTGCGTCCACGGCGTCAGGTCATGGTGGATCTACGACGTGCTGTTCAACATCGACAAGATGGCGCGGCTGGCGAAACTGGCGAAGACATACGGCTGCAAGGTCGCGGGGACGATGCTGTTCACGCTGTCGCCGGTGCATGACGATGCATTCTGGGCGGACAAGGCCGACAAGCTTTCCGCGCTGCCCGACGTCGACAGCCTGCTGCTGTACGATACCGGCGGCGTGCTCGATCGCGAGCGGATCAAGACTTTGGTCCCGGCGATCGTCGCGAGGGCGCGCGGCAAGCCGATCGAGATGCATTCGAACAACATGCTCGGGCAGTCGGCCAAGGCCTATTGCGATGCGGTCGAATTCGGCGTGACGGTGCTCCACACCGCGGCGCGATCGATGGCGAACGGCCCGTCGATCCCGTCGATCGACATCATGGTCAAGAACATGGAGACGCTGGGCCACACGCACGACATCGACACGTCGTTGCTGCAACCCGTCTCCGACCATTTCCGGCAGGTCGCGAAGGCCGCGGGCTACCTTCACGACCAGCATTACGAATACGATATCACCTCGCTGACCACGCAGATTCCCGGCGGCATGATGGGGACGTTGCGCAACCAGCTGATCCAGCAGAACATGCTCGACAAATTGCCCGAGGTGCTGACTGAAGTCGCCGAGGTCCGCCGCGAACTCGGCTATCCGGGGATGGCGACGCCGTTCGCGCAGCTGGTCGGCACGGTCGCGGTGCTCAACATCGTCACCGGCAAACGCTATGGCACGGTCCCCGACGAGGTGATCCAGTACGCCGCTGGCTATTACGGCGACCCGCCCGCGCCGATCGACCCGCAGGTGATGGACCGCATCATGGCCGCGCCGCGCGCGAAGGAGATCGTCAACAACCCGCCGCCGCAACCCGACGTCACCGACCTGAAACGCCAGCACGGAACGGATGACGAGGACGAACTGATCCTGCGCGCCCTGGTCCCCGCCGCGGATATCGAGCGGATGCGGCGGACCGGCCCGCCCGCGCGCGATTTCCCTACCCTGTCCTCCCCCGAACTCGATCAAGTCGCGCGCCTGATGACGATTGCCGCCGCCCCGGTCGTGCGGCTCAAGACCGAGACGCTCGACATGACGCTCAGGCGCTGA
- a CDS encoding nuclear transport factor 2 family protein, translating to MTVDDLIAREEIRHCLLRHFRAADRLDIELEKAAFWPDGHFIGGPLDGPMTDFAGPLFEEMLPKSFDRVMHYIANMLITLDGDLGRVELYGVGYHLLADDAATIEGVIGAARFDDFDRDRSKRYELLVGVRYAVTMQRRDGEWRILTMQPIVEWTRVQHHAGIVDGGLPSAMPTIPMRDRSDASYFGGDWRP from the coding sequence ATGACCGTCGACGATCTGATCGCGCGCGAGGAAATCCGTCATTGCCTGCTACGTCATTTTCGTGCCGCCGACCGGCTGGATATCGAACTCGAAAAGGCCGCCTTCTGGCCGGACGGCCATTTCATCGGCGGGCCGCTCGACGGGCCGATGACCGACTTCGCCGGGCCGCTGTTCGAGGAAATGCTGCCGAAATCATTCGACCGCGTGATGCACTACATCGCCAATATGCTCATCACGCTGGACGGCGACCTTGGCCGCGTCGAACTGTACGGCGTCGGCTATCACCTGCTGGCCGACGACGCCGCGACGATCGAGGGCGTTATCGGCGCTGCGCGGTTCGACGACTTCGACCGCGACAGGAGCAAACGGTACGAACTGCTCGTCGGCGTGCGCTATGCGGTCACGATGCAGCGCCGCGACGGCGAATGGCGCATCCTGACGATGCAGCCGATCGTCGAATGGACGCGCGTCCAGCATCATGCCGGAATCGTCGACGGCGGTCTGCCCTCGGCGATGCCGACGATCCCGATGCGTGACCGCAGCGATGCGAGCTATTTCGGCGGCGACTGGCGGCCGTGA
- a CDS encoding AMP-binding protein — protein sequence MRMIDFFDRGARNAPDRACIVTDTSVSNYAAVRAQSNRIGHALIADGFGPGAHGAVLSGNSPIAFEAVLGILRADGVWTMANHRASVDENAYLLDLLDVDTLFFATEVADRIARFRADCPNIRRYVSIDAPHPAADTYLGDWIDRYPDSEVPQRRDGKPDELAFLANTGGTTGRSRGVMLTNLVWQSLVSSLVASMPMKTPPVNLVAAPMTHAAGPLALASMALGGTVVVLPAFDPGAVLDAIELHRVTYMFLPPTAIYMLLAHPDVRRRDLSSLEYISYAGAPMSLDRLREAIAVFGPVMNASFGQTEAPMCVTAMPPHAHLNEAGDLAHSGSCGQANLLSRVEVMDDDGHLLPPGERGEIVVRGPLVMAGYYKNPEATGDVSRFGWHHTGDIGYRDDGGWFYIVDRKKDMIISGGFNVYPAEVEQALQAHPAVQDCAVFGVPDDKWGEAVTAVVECRAGTEPPPAVDLIAFARERLGAVKTPKTLTFIDSLPRSNAGKVLRAALRKPYWENRGSAI from the coding sequence ATGCGAATGATCGATTTCTTCGATCGCGGCGCGCGCAACGCCCCCGACCGCGCGTGCATCGTCACGGATACCAGCGTCAGCAATTACGCCGCGGTGCGCGCGCAATCCAACCGCATCGGCCACGCGCTGATCGCCGATGGTTTCGGCCCCGGCGCACACGGCGCAGTGCTTTCAGGCAACTCTCCGATCGCGTTCGAGGCAGTGCTGGGCATCCTGCGCGCCGATGGCGTGTGGACGATGGCCAACCACCGCGCGAGCGTCGATGAGAACGCCTATCTGCTCGACCTGCTCGACGTCGACACATTGTTCTTCGCGACCGAAGTCGCCGATCGCATCGCCCGGTTTCGCGCCGATTGCCCCAACATCCGCCGCTACGTCTCGATCGACGCGCCACACCCGGCAGCCGACACGTACCTCGGCGACTGGATCGATCGGTATCCCGACAGCGAGGTGCCGCAACGCCGCGACGGCAAGCCCGACGAACTCGCCTTCCTCGCCAATACCGGGGGCACGACGGGGCGATCGCGCGGCGTGATGCTGACCAACCTCGTGTGGCAGTCGCTCGTGTCCAGCCTGGTCGCGTCGATGCCGATGAAGACCCCGCCGGTGAACCTCGTCGCCGCGCCGATGACTCACGCCGCAGGGCCGCTGGCGCTGGCCAGCATGGCGCTGGGCGGGACGGTGGTGGTGCTGCCTGCGTTCGATCCGGGCGCGGTGCTCGACGCGATCGAGCTGCACCGCGTGACGTATATGTTCCTGCCGCCCACCGCGATATATATGCTGCTTGCGCATCCCGACGTCCGCCGGCGCGACCTCTCCAGCCTGGAGTATATCTCCTACGCCGGCGCGCCGATGTCGCTCGATCGGCTGCGCGAGGCGATCGCGGTGTTCGGCCCGGTGATGAACGCCAGCTTCGGCCAGACCGAGGCGCCGATGTGCGTCACCGCGATGCCGCCGCACGCGCATCTGAACGAAGCGGGCGACCTCGCGCATTCCGGTAGTTGCGGGCAGGCGAACCTGTTGTCGCGGGTCGAGGTGATGGACGACGACGGCCATCTGCTGCCGCCGGGAGAACGCGGTGAAATCGTCGTGCGCGGGCCGCTGGTGATGGCGGGCTATTACAAGAATCCCGAGGCGACCGGTGACGTTTCACGCTTCGGCTGGCATCATACCGGCGACATCGGATATCGCGACGACGGCGGCTGGTTCTACATCGTCGACCGCAAGAAGGACATGATCATCTCGGGTGGATTCAACGTCTATCCGGCCGAGGTCGAACAGGCGCTGCAGGCGCATCCCGCGGTGCAGGACTGCGCGGTGTTCGGCGTGCCCGACGACAAATGGGGCGAGGCCGTGACCGCGGTGGTCGAATGCCGCGCGGGAACCGAACCGCCCCCAGCCGTTGACCTGATCGCCTTTGCCCGCGAACGATTGGGGGCGGTGAAGACGCCGAAGACGCTGACCTTCATCGACAGCCTGCCGCGCAGCAACGCGGGCAAGGTGCTGCGCGCGGCGCTCCGCAAACCCTATTGGGAAAACCGCGGGAGCGCGATCTGA